The following DNA comes from Erigeron canadensis isolate Cc75 chromosome 3, C_canadensis_v1, whole genome shotgun sequence.
CTTATAACTTATCATCACTCGTTTGCAAGGATAACATGGTCCGCACGCGTGTGAGCAATCTGGTATGCCTGACCCTGACTGAAACAATTCTACATGCTCCCCCTCCTGCAAAAAATCAAGTTAAGTTCAAAAAACTTAACTCGCATCAATGCTTCGGTGACACAATCATGACTCGACTCTTATAAGACAAACCAACCTTAGGGTGCTTGAAAATTGGGTGATTAGCATGAGTAATCGTTTCTCTTTCTACAACTACAATACACAATAGAGAACATTGAGTGATAAGCAATCTCAAGATACTAGAACATATACTAATTTTGAAGGATATGAGAACTAATTAGCACTTACATTGATGAAGAGGAAGACTTTCACCATGGTTAAGTATCAAGACAATGATAATGGCAACAAAGCAAGTGCAATATATAGGTGAATGGACATGCTTCATTCTTTAAACTACTCTTCTTGTCTTTCAATTTTTTTCGATAATTTTAGAAGAGTCGATGTGTATGATTGAGGTTAGAAAAAGAAGTAGTAGATGGTCAGAACATAGAAGGAAAAGAAGTCAAAGATTTGGAAGGGAACTCAGACTTGACAATGAATAAACACAAACATTTATAAGTAAGGAATGATAGATTCTTGATATTAATGTTAGGTTTACATTTGATGCAATTCACATGATTCTTGGCCACACCATTTATGAATTTGAAGCCTTCACATGTTACTGCGAGTTCTCCAACAAATATTGAACAGTATGTTGACCAAAATTTGAAGTTACAAATCTGGTCAAGCAACCATGTCACAAAGGCACCTATTACGATAGTGACAAACAAAATGCACGCATAGACTTATCGTTGTAACAAGAGAAAATTGATTAGTCTTGAGTCTTGACTATTTTAGCACTAAGCGAATGGTCTGTAGGTATTCGAATTGATATATGTTCGATGTTGGTATGCAGGTATTCGAATTGATATAGGTTCGATGCACAAAGATCCGTTTATGTAGTTAAACTGTTAAAGATATGAATCAAAAGGGTGCCCTTAGCCTATCATATTCGAAGTGACTCAAAAGTATGATTGTGACCATCTTCATGCATACATTAATATTTGTAAATGAAGATAGTTGCAACATTTAATGTCTGTTTGCTATCAAACCATAAATACAAAAAGTTCACGTGACTGACATTTCAAATCTTTAGGTAGATAAGGTGTAAATTTAAGAATGCCTGAcatttcaaacaatttatatcTATGGTCGGCATACTGTTCATTAGTCATTATCTCTGAATTTTCTGATACACGTCGATGAGTAGATAACGTATAGAAACATTTTAAGAAACTCGGTATGCAAAATAAATCGGCTATTCATATTTCATACCGTCCATATAGGCCTTAGCCTTACATAGCATGACCTATTTCTAGACTGAATGTTGTAAACGGTATTTAACGAAATCCTTCAATCTCAAAGACTCAAGCAGTTCCATCAAGGGAGACTGACACTAAGTGGCACCGATCGGATGATATGGCTAGAGACTGGATGGCATCAGTATGCCCCCTGAAGGTCTTGACACAGTCTCCAGAAAGACTATCCCAGATTCTCACTTTGCCATCTACACACCCTGTGGCTACAAAGCGAGAAACACCTAGCCATGATAGACATGGCACACCTTCCTGAGATATAACGGAAAAACTGTTAACAGGTGATACGTGCATCATCCAGGGTATAATGATTCTAGTTTGAGATGATGAAACTTAGCAGGAAACCTAAGGGAATTTAGAAGGAAACGTACCTCATGGTCACATGTGCAACGAGCCAAAGAGTGCTGTAGATCCCAGATGATAAGTTTCTGATCCATGCTTCCTGTTGCTGCCCAAGGAGCACTGCCATTGAAATCAATGCGAAGCACAAACTGTTAGGCCTCTTAATTAAGTTTTAGAAGTAATGAGTTTAAAGATCGACCTTTCTATACCTTGCTGCAACTAGACGTTACGGGTTGGGATAGTTGTGAAACAGatcagaaagaaaaagaaaaaggaaaaaaaaaaagtttatgtagGGATGGAGTTGGGTTCTTCAAGTATCAACACACTTTTTGTCCATATATGCAACTCGTTTGACTAACTACTGTGTCAGATACTACATATTTTTATACTAACCTACATCCACATTTTAGAATAAACTGATTTAAGATGTTTTATTCATTACAAATTATAGCACCGTACCCGCACAATGTGGCGGCGATGGCGGCAGTGTGATGGCTGCGACAGATAGTGATGTTGGTGACGgcgtcaaatggtgtaggtaaTTAATGTAAACGTGTTTCATTTAAAGGGgcagt
Coding sequences within:
- the LOC122594583 gene encoding protein EPIDERMAL PATTERNING FACTOR 2-like → MKHVHSPIYCTCFVAIIIVLILNHGESLPLHQFVERETITHANHPIFKHPKEGEHVELFQSGSGIPDCSHACGPCYPCKRVMISYKCGTATESCPVIYRCFCRGKYYHVPSN